A segment of the Corynebacterium resistens DSM 45100 genome:
ATGTTGCTCTATAGGATCTTCAAACCCTCGTCCCCCAGCGTGAACCCGTTAGCCCCGTTTGAGCAGGTAACGGTATTGCTGCGGTTCGAGCAAATCACACGGGTCCCCTTGCCATCGGGTAACTGCATAGCAATGGATTTACCATCGGGTAAGACTTCTGTTTCCGGAGTTACGCGTGGCCACGCGCCTTGAGTAACCCACGTTTGTACCTTGCCGTTCAACTGGCCAGGCCACCAACCAACGGTTTGAGGTTTGTGTGGCTCAAACCCCTTTTTCCGAGCTTCCTCAGGCCACTGCCCGCGTGGCGTTGTGATGCAGGCAAAGCGGTCTTTTTGGTATTCGCAATTGATCTTTCGATCCTCGGTAGCGAATCGAATAGCACTGCGGCCTTTCTTGAGGGAAGAATCCTTGACCACATACTTGGTGGCGTCCACATTGGGTAGACCGGACTCTTGCGAGGCCACGTTCCCAGCTTGTGCAGCCCGTGAGATCTCGGCCTCATTCCCCGCCGTTGGAGAATCGGAATGCACGTCACCTCTATCGGGCGCGCATGCCACTAACCCCATGACGGCAAGCCAGCCACAAGCAGCACCAAGCATCCTTTTCCCGATGCCATGTTGAGTGCTGCAATCAGCCACGCTGGAGGATTGCTGTACTCGAATGCTCATATCCGCCACACTACCCCCGCAACGACGGAAAATCCGCCCCTATCTGGTCTACCCCTCTCCCGTTTTATCGAAGCATTGCCAAGTGAGCTAATCAAAAGAAACTGGTGTAAATGCTTATCCAAAGAAATTTGGCCGACATGTTCATGCCAGAGCCGTGTACTCCTGAACGCTGGGGCGCCACCATCCCGCACGTTCGGCGACAAGGTGCTTAAAACGAGTCGGTGTAACCTTTTCCATTCCAGCTAAGTAATCGGGAATTTGAGTCCGCGGAATCCGCAATCCTACGGTCAGGTGTGGTATCCACTGCCTTCCCCTTCCATCAGGATTAGCGGCGGATATTTTCTGGGCAACCTCGTGCATTTCATCTGTGGTTTCTAATAACCACGTCACAGTTTGTTTACTGCGAGTGCCAAATATGGCTATACCGGCCCGATGAAACTCCGCAGGTATCACTCCCGGCAGTAATTCAGCCGCAAGTTTCACCACTTGAGGGTCCATTTTCTGAGCGAATGTAATGGTGATATGGGGGCGTTGTTTCTGCAATGGCAGACCAAGTTCTGCAAGGCCAGAGAAGATTTCTCGCACCTGCTGTTCTTGCCGATCCGGCAAATACAGCAAAATATTCTCAGGGGACCTGATGGACATTACTCTAACTATCCTCTACTTAAGGTTGAAGGTTCAGAAACGCCAATATTGAGGTTGATCATCCCAGTTCAAACAGCAATTCTAGGCCATATTTAGCGGGGCTAGCTGAAATCCTTTACGTAAAGCCAAAATTAACTCTCTGTCTCAATCGTATAAAGATCATGAAGGGGCGCTAACACATTGCAACCCTGTTCGTTGGCCTAAGTAAGGCACGCTCTTTGAACTGTTGCAAGGAGCGTACCTGTGCAAGACACATTCCACATGGATGAGAACTCCATTGTGTTTGTTCATCGACAATCGCCTACGAAAGGAAGACCATGTCCTCCCCACGTTCGCTTTCCAAGAAACTTGCCCTCACCACCGGCGCACTAGGCGCTGCCCTCACCCTCGGCGCATTCGGCAACACCGCTGCAGCGGGCGCGGCCCCAGCACACCACAACGTCGACCCAAACAAGCCTGTCATCACCGATAGCTTCACGGTCATCGATAGCAGCAATCAGACCCTCTGCGATGTCTACAGCTACTTCACCCCTAGCACCCATAAGGGGAAGGTCGATACTATTTGCCGCACTAAGCACGAGCCGGTAAATGTCGTGCCCAATTGCCCGCCAACCCCTTCTACTAAGCCAGTGCTGACCACCTCCGGCACCCGTGGCAAATTGGACTGCACTTCCCAGGGCAGCCCTATGCACAACGTGACCCACCTGCAGGTTGGCCAAACCAAGACTGCCACCCCTGCCGGCCACGGTGCCCCTGTGACCATCACCGCCCTGCAAAACGGCATCTTCAAGATCTCCGGTCCTGCCGGTTCGATCGGCAAGATTGGCCCGGGCATGATGCGCGTAGAGGCCTAGGGTAAGCACCCAGCCACCCACTCTAAAAAGGACAACCAGGCGTGGTCCCATTCACGCTTCAACGGTTCTTCCCCAGCTACTTGGAGCCAACAAAGTAGGCACCAAGGGCCGGGGTTTTCGTGTACCTTGCGAGGTAACTATCGGCCGTCCATCTGCTGTCTTCTGTTTTCCAACCACACTCCTCGAACCCAGCAAAAGGAACCCACATGCCAAGCCACCTCCCCTCTCGCAAAATCGCAGCCTTCGCCTGCGCGCTAACTACTGCATTCTCGCTGATAGGTTGCACTTCTTCCTCTAGCTCTGACAACGCTTCTTCATCTGTTTCCGACGCCAGGAGCTCCCAGCCAAACGCTTCAGCTCACGATGAATCCTCTTCCTCTCCCGGGGCTGATGACCAGCACGAGTCCAAGAAGCCAAACCCTAATGATGGTGCCGAGGGCGTCAAACCAAATCCAACACCGGGATCCAGTGGCACCAACGACAGTGCGCGTAGTGGTCAAGGCGCCCAAGAAAAGCCGTCAGGGACAGAGGGGGGCGCACGGCAATCCACTGATCCTTCCCAACTTCAGCTGGTGGATTCCCAGACGATCGTTTCCAGCAAGGGGACGGTGAAATGCGATGTGCATCGCTACAAGAACAAGGTGAAGAACGAAGGCGAAGTGCATGCAGTATGCATGACTAGAAATGCTCCTAAGGTTGCAGAGTTGCCGAATTGCACGCCATCGCCTTCCCAGAACCCTGTAATCATGGTGGACAAAGCGGGTGCCAAGCTAGATTGCACAACCCAAGGTTCAATCATGAGCAACGTGAAGAACCTAACCCCGCAGGGTGCGACAGTTACAATCAACCCGCCGGCACAGGGTATCGCTA
Coding sequences within it:
- a CDS encoding 2'-5' RNA ligase family protein, producing MSIRSPENILLYLPDRQEQQVREIFSGLAELGLPLQKQRPHITITFAQKMDPQVVKLAAELLPGVIPAEFHRAGIAIFGTRSKQTVTWLLETTDEMHEVAQKISAANPDGRGRQWIPHLTVGLRIPRTQIPDYLAGMEKVTPTRFKHLVAERAGWWRPSVQEYTALA